In the genome of Podospora pseudocomata strain CBS 415.72m chromosome 2 map unlocalized CBS415.72m_2.2, whole genome shotgun sequence, one region contains:
- a CDS encoding uncharacterized protein (EggNog:ENOG503P79F) → MASYHRVLEVFGRSIDQKSLECDYDIHPWDILINSERWSGKVRLIGFVDSFFLICYSGVSRFEHGLLIYKDDEIIRNTLKSANVIAESLDLELQNPKRVKENNEEPTYFKFVSEKGGLDYNITTLGHPVGLTTQYPASSLKKYDIKLRKGRDIVMRKRIRRGVTQHNFFGLLHDSVRLGVVTQAELIGTIIGKTIGGSTFEDVAGKYLDALSGAKGSRNLALSGERT, encoded by the exons ATGGCCTCTTACCACCGTGTCCTGGAGGTCTTCGGTCGCTCAATCGATCAGAAGTCCCTCGAATGCGATTA CGACATTCACCCTTGGGACATCCTCATCAATAGCGAACGATGGTCAGGAAAGGTCCGGCTGATAGGTTTCGTGGACTCGTTCTTCCTGATCTGTTACTCGGGCGTGTCCCGCTTCGAGCATGGTCTATTGATCTACA AGGATGACGAGATTATACGAAACACGTTGAAGTCCGCCAATGTCATCGCAGAgagccttgatcttgagtTGCAGAATCCCAAGCGAGTCAAGGAAAACAATG AGGAACCGACGTATTTCAAATTCGTCAGTGAGAAGGGCGGCCTCGACTACAACATCACGACCCTCGGGCATCCCGTTGGCCTTACGACCCAATACCCCGCGTCTTCGCTCAAGAAGTATGACATCAAGTTGAGAAAGGGGAGAGATATAGTCATGCGGA AACGCATCCGTCGTGGCGTCACTCAACACAACTTTTTCGGCCTCCTGCACGATTCCGTCCGGCTCGGTGTTGTCACGCAAGCTGAGTTGATCGGAACTATTATTGGCAAAACTATCGGTGGGTCGACGTTTGAGGATGTCGCTGGGAAGTACCTCGACGCTCTTTCGGGGGCCAAGGGGTCGAGAAACTTGGCCCTGTCTGGAGAGAGGACATAG